One stretch of Candidatus Bathyarchaeia archaeon DNA includes these proteins:
- a CDS encoding helical backbone metal receptor, with protein sequence MKTDVKVLALILAIIIVALSAYGAYKWLSISPSEETSPPSPSPTPTTTPSTPPPTSAPASPSPTLQPTSSPTASPMQTSNPSASPTQTPTQTPASTNTPTPTSSPTASPTAEPENRTLTVVDGTGAEVTVNLPVTRIVSLNPGLTELLYALDCGDQIVGRDESSFFPEDVLSAPIVASSSYNPNLELVLEQKPDLLIADTMLSYAKDSLTALQNAGIPVMIELTNNLTQIRQCVTSFGEIFDKQAKAAEIVDYITSYENLVNERVATLSDSEKPLVYIEWDTVWRSFGSGSGADLNIISAGGVNIAAGVSGSSPTLSPEYVVEQNPEVAVLMINKEAKGNLTAFKATRDEFMSRSVLQDVSAIQNNRVYTYDSVVFQGLRYPVGLLYWAKWFHPDLFADIDPSAVNQELLEKYFSVTTEGVYAYPDIVTVVDGLGNNVTVTLPVNRIVSINYGITEMLCGLGAQDLLVGRDELSISPPSVQDIPIVAGTSYSPNMELLLGAKPDLVVADTMLRSKTQEIAAMKASGIAVYIESTGNFTRIKECITNMGKVLDEEQTAESLRDFLTGYQNLAAERVANLTDSQKPAVYLEWTDDWQTAITSSIAGTLVAAGGINIAEQAGLSSSMGYISPEFVVEQNPDIIIRVVAGTNEGLEPLQAQRNAMLNRAVLGDTTAVQEGRVYTYYNIITQGIRYPIGLLYYETWLHPDLFADIDPAAVQAEMYQKFFGITVDNVFAYP encoded by the coding sequence TTGAAAACAGACGTCAAAGTACTCGCATTAATTTTAGCCATAATAATTGTTGCCCTCTCCGCATACGGCGCTTACAAATGGCTTAGCATTTCCCCCTCAGAAGAGACCTCTCCCCCATCACCCTCCCCGACACCAACCACCACACCTTCAACCCCTCCTCCAACCTCCGCACCAGCCTCCCCCAGTCCCACCTTGCAACCCACCTCTTCCCCAACCGCTTCACCCATGCAAACATCAAACCCCTCTGCTTCACCAACCCAAACCCCTACCCAAACACCAGCCTCCACAAACACCCCCACCCCGACCTCTTCCCCAACTGCGTCTCCCACTGCTGAACCAGAAAACCGTACCCTAACGGTTGTGGATGGAACAGGCGCCGAAGTGACAGTTAATCTTCCTGTAACACGCATTGTTAGCCTTAATCCCGGCTTAACTGAGCTTCTTTACGCGTTGGACTGCGGAGACCAAATTGTGGGCCGCGACGAAAGCTCCTTTTTCCCTGAAGATGTCCTCTCTGCACCTATAGTGGCTTCCAGTTCCTACAACCCCAACTTGGAACTGGTGCTGGAGCAGAAACCCGACTTACTCATAGCCGACACCATGCTCTCTTACGCCAAAGATTCCCTAACTGCACTTCAAAATGCAGGTATACCCGTCATGATTGAATTAACCAACAACCTCACCCAAATAAGGCAATGCGTCACCAGCTTTGGCGAAATTTTCGACAAACAAGCAAAAGCCGCAGAAATAGTTGACTACATAACCTCCTACGAAAACCTCGTAAACGAACGTGTCGCAACTTTGTCCGACTCCGAAAAGCCCCTTGTGTATATCGAGTGGGACACTGTGTGGCGCAGTTTCGGCTCAGGCAGCGGCGCGGACCTTAACATCATCAGTGCAGGCGGCGTAAACATCGCTGCAGGCGTTTCAGGGTCTTCGCCCACTTTAAGTCCAGAGTATGTTGTGGAGCAGAATCCTGAGGTTGCGGTTCTGATGATAAATAAGGAAGCAAAAGGCAACTTGACTGCCTTTAAGGCTACTCGCGATGAATTCATGAGCCGAAGCGTACTGCAGGATGTTTCTGCCATCCAGAACAACCGCGTCTACACCTATGACTCGGTGGTTTTCCAGGGGTTGCGGTATCCTGTGGGTTTGCTGTACTGGGCGAAATGGTTCCATCCGGACTTGTTTGCCGACATTGACCCCTCTGCCGTGAATCAGGAGTTGCTTGAAAAGTACTTCAGTGTAACCACCGAAGGAGTTTACGCCTACCCTGACATAGTTACGGTAGTTGATGGTTTAGGGAACAACGTAACCGTCACTTTGCCCGTTAACCGAATCGTCAGCATCAACTATGGCATCACCGAGATGCTTTGCGGCTTAGGCGCACAAGACTTGCTTGTTGGACGGGATGAGTTGTCCATCTCGCCCCCATCGGTTCAGGACATACCCATCGTGGCAGGCACCTCTTATTCGCCAAACATGGAGCTGCTGCTGGGAGCCAAACCCGATTTGGTGGTTGCTGACACCATGTTAAGGTCCAAAACGCAGGAAATCGCCGCCATGAAAGCTTCCGGCATCGCCGTTTACATCGAAAGCACAGGAAACTTCACCCGCATTAAAGAATGCATAACCAACATGGGTAAAGTGTTAGATGAAGAGCAGACCGCTGAATCGTTACGTGACTTTCTCACTGGATACCAGAATCTTGCCGCTGAACGTGTAGCCAACCTGACGGACAGCCAAAAACCCGCCGTCTACTTGGAGTGGACGGACGACTGGCAGACCGCCATCACTTCCTCAATTGCGGGAACACTGGTTGCGGCTGGCGGAATCAACATCGCAGAGCAGGCAGGGCTATCCTCCAGCATGGGCTACATAAGCCCTGAGTTTGTGGTGGAACAAAACCCCGACATCATCATTCGAGTGGTAGCAGGCACAAATGAGGGTCTTGAGCCGCTTCAAGCCCAACGAAACGCAATGCTTAACCGCGCCGTGCTAGGTGACACAACCGCAGTCCAAGAAGGCAGAGTCTACACCTACTACAACATAATCACGCAGGGCATACGCTACCCAATAGGTTTACTGTACTACGAGACGTGGCTTCACCCCGACCTGTTTGCCGACATTGACCCCGCCGCAGTGCAAGCTGAAATGTACCAGAAATTCTTCGGAATAACCGTAGACAACGTGTTCGCATACCCCTAA
- the cobN gene encoding cobaltochelatase subunit CobN, whose product MKPLKIAFTSTTQVDTLPFLSALKSVNARFGEVVTARFWFDTDFDKRNPDNTGFDGFLHFAKTSHVTIVHLMGEPQKFNELVVSLKTAGVPLFVAGSFFEQNPNYRSLSTVEPEDFEKIFVYLNHGGKTNFENLLLFLANRFVGANFEVHAPVPAKWEGIYHPDFDYVPSLEEYLEKKVDPSRPTVGVWFHHGYWQGSNTAFIDCLVREIERQGANALPVFVSGKKDPTIDIHGFDWMLEHCFTKDGKPRVDVVISTLAFSWFASAPTGLENLAALKKIGVPVIKALLTFNTFEEWHNSPHGLGVVDIPLHVALPEFDGFLISVPIATTDFAVDPETGTQVTTYNPIAERVTKLVRSSLKWGNLRRIPNSQKRVAVIFHSYPPRNDTVGKAFGLDSSASVMNILQGLKAQGYTVDSLPQTSKDLMDTVLNGLTNDRRWLSTQELASRALAKTPNKQYAQWFNELPSEVSAKVAKDWGVPPGKLFSYNGRLLVGGVVYGNVFVGLQPPRGFLENPAAIYHSPDLSVPHHYYAYYRWIRDVFKADVILHIGKHGTLEWLPGKSVGLSASCFPDIMISDLPNIYPYIINNPGEGTQAKRRGYCCIIDHLVPVMTNADAYEDLASIEVQLQEYYHAKTSDPKKLKVLQKLIWETVVQANLDRDLEVTEEGALSDFDAFLERLHGYLSELSDTQIRDGLHIFGEPPQNSRLDEFLVTLTRLNNGSVPSLRQSLAEWKGYNFEELLANRGKLRSDGKTNGDVINELNGVALELMQRFHEQSFNAVYIEELMQTVLGTSNSNVRRCLTYVSSFLVPALQATTDELTNTFAACGGNYVSAGPSGPPTRGMADILPTGRNFYSVDPRSVPSAAAWRVGVALGDSLLERYLEQEGKYPQSIGIVVWATDCMRTKGDDVAEILYLMGVKPVWEQSTGRVAGVEAIPLDELKHPRIDVTLRISGLFRDTFPNLVHLIDDAVALVASLKERSEDNYLAAHVEAEVASRVAAGGDAQSAQEEACYRVFGDQPGSYGAGVSQAIDSKNWKDQSDLGALYVTWGGYAYSRKTYGRAVPEQFKLRLSQINLTVKNGDSRECDILCCDDWYDFHGGMIVAVKTLSGKAPASFCGDSSDPDRVKVRSTQEETCHVFRSRLLNPKYIQGLQRHGYHGAAELSRAIDYIFGWDATVEAVEDWMYEDLAEKYVLDPKMQQWLKEVNPHALQNMTERLLEAIARGMWQATDELKKTLQKLYLTVEGILEGAEKKPSA is encoded by the coding sequence ATGAAACCACTTAAAATCGCCTTCACCTCTACAACCCAAGTAGATACCCTGCCGTTTCTCTCCGCACTCAAATCGGTCAACGCCCGCTTCGGCGAAGTTGTTACCGCTCGGTTCTGGTTTGACACTGACTTTGATAAGAGAAATCCTGACAACACTGGCTTTGACGGGTTTCTGCATTTCGCCAAAACCTCCCACGTAACCATAGTGCACCTAATGGGAGAACCCCAAAAATTCAATGAACTCGTGGTTTCGCTAAAAACCGCGGGGGTTCCCCTTTTTGTTGCGGGGTCTTTTTTTGAGCAGAACCCCAACTACCGCAGCCTCTCAACAGTGGAGCCTGAGGATTTTGAGAAGATTTTTGTTTACCTTAACCACGGAGGCAAAACTAACTTTGAAAATTTGCTACTGTTTTTGGCGAACCGTTTTGTGGGCGCCAACTTTGAAGTCCATGCACCTGTGCCTGCGAAGTGGGAAGGCATCTACCACCCCGACTTCGACTACGTTCCCAGTTTAGAGGAGTACCTGGAAAAGAAAGTTGACCCTTCCAGGCCAACTGTGGGCGTCTGGTTTCACCACGGCTACTGGCAAGGCAGCAACACCGCCTTCATTGACTGTTTAGTGCGGGAAATTGAACGGCAAGGCGCTAACGCTCTGCCAGTGTTTGTGAGCGGAAAAAAAGACCCCACCATAGACATCCATGGCTTTGACTGGATGCTTGAACACTGCTTCACAAAAGACGGCAAACCGCGAGTTGACGTAGTTATCAGCACTTTGGCGTTTTCATGGTTTGCATCCGCGCCTACTGGACTAGAAAATTTGGCTGCCCTGAAAAAAATCGGAGTCCCCGTAATCAAAGCCCTTTTGACGTTTAACACGTTTGAAGAGTGGCACAACTCCCCACACGGATTAGGCGTGGTGGATATACCTTTACATGTGGCTCTGCCCGAGTTCGACGGCTTCTTAATCTCCGTGCCCATCGCCACAACCGACTTTGCAGTTGACCCTGAAACAGGAACCCAAGTAACCACGTACAACCCCATTGCTGAACGGGTCACAAAACTGGTTCGTTCAAGCTTAAAATGGGGCAACCTGCGCCGAATTCCAAACAGCCAAAAACGGGTGGCAGTGATTTTTCACAGTTACCCACCCCGAAACGACACCGTCGGCAAAGCTTTTGGGCTGGACAGTTCCGCTTCAGTCATGAACATCCTGCAAGGGCTCAAAGCGCAAGGCTACACCGTGGATTCTCTGCCTCAAACCAGCAAGGACTTGATGGATACCGTCTTAAACGGGTTAACAAATGACCGCCGATGGCTAAGCACCCAAGAACTTGCCAGCCGCGCGTTAGCCAAAACCCCCAACAAACAATACGCCCAATGGTTTAACGAGTTGCCCAGCGAGGTGTCTGCCAAAGTTGCAAAAGACTGGGGCGTGCCGCCGGGCAAGTTGTTTAGCTACAATGGGCGTCTGCTTGTGGGCGGGGTGGTTTATGGTAATGTGTTTGTTGGGTTGCAGCCTCCGCGTGGGTTTTTGGAGAACCCTGCCGCCATCTATCACAGTCCCGACCTGTCCGTGCCTCACCATTACTACGCGTATTATCGTTGGATACGGGACGTTTTCAAGGCGGATGTTATTTTGCATATTGGCAAGCATGGCACGTTGGAGTGGTTGCCGGGCAAGTCGGTGGGGCTTTCGGCGTCTTGTTTTCCTGACATAATGATTTCGGATTTGCCCAACATCTACCCCTACATCATTAACAACCCCGGCGAAGGCACGCAGGCCAAGCGGCGAGGCTACTGTTGCATCATCGACCATCTGGTTCCCGTCATGACCAACGCTGACGCTTACGAGGATTTAGCCAGCATCGAAGTTCAATTGCAAGAGTACTACCATGCTAAAACCTCTGACCCCAAAAAACTTAAAGTTCTGCAGAAGCTAATCTGGGAAACGGTTGTCCAAGCGAACCTTGACCGCGACCTCGAAGTTACCGAGGAAGGCGCGTTGTCGGATTTTGACGCGTTTCTGGAACGCCTACACGGCTACCTAAGCGAGCTTTCAGACACGCAGATTCGAGACGGGCTTCACATTTTCGGCGAGCCCCCACAAAATTCGCGTCTGGATGAATTTCTGGTCACCTTAACGCGGCTAAACAATGGCAGTGTGCCTTCTTTGCGGCAGTCTCTGGCAGAATGGAAGGGCTACAATTTTGAGGAGTTGTTGGCGAATCGGGGCAAACTGCGTTCGGACGGCAAAACCAACGGGGATGTAATTAACGAGTTGAACGGTGTTGCGTTGGAGTTGATGCAGCGATTCCATGAGCAAAGCTTCAACGCCGTTTATATCGAGGAGTTGATGCAGACCGTGTTGGGCACAAGTAACTCCAACGTTAGGCGATGCTTAACTTACGTTTCAAGTTTTCTGGTTCCAGCCCTGCAGGCAACCACCGACGAGTTAACCAACACCTTCGCTGCTTGTGGGGGCAACTACGTTTCGGCGGGTCCTTCAGGTCCCCCCACGCGGGGCATGGCGGACATTTTGCCTACTGGGCGCAACTTTTACTCAGTGGACCCGCGGTCGGTGCCCTCCGCTGCAGCATGGCGAGTGGGGGTCGCGTTGGGCGACTCGTTGCTGGAACGCTACCTTGAGCAGGAAGGCAAATACCCCCAGAGCATCGGGATTGTGGTTTGGGCAACGGACTGCATGCGCACAAAAGGGGACGATGTGGCGGAGATTTTGTATTTGATGGGTGTGAAGCCCGTGTGGGAACAATCCACCGGACGCGTCGCGGGCGTGGAAGCGATTCCGCTTGACGAGCTTAAGCATCCCCGCATTGATGTGACGCTTCGGATTAGTGGGCTTTTCCGTGACACCTTCCCAAACCTTGTTCACCTCATCGACGACGCCGTCGCCTTGGTAGCAAGTCTTAAGGAGCGTTCTGAAGACAACTATTTAGCCGCGCATGTAGAAGCCGAAGTTGCCAGCCGCGTTGCTGCAGGAGGAGACGCCCAGAGCGCCCAGGAAGAAGCCTGCTACAGGGTTTTTGGTGACCAACCCGGAAGCTACGGGGCAGGCGTAAGCCAAGCCATAGACTCCAAAAACTGGAAAGACCAATCCGACTTAGGCGCCCTCTACGTCACTTGGGGCGGGTACGCTTACAGCCGCAAAACCTACGGACGCGCAGTGCCCGAACAGTTCAAATTGCGGCTTAGCCAAATCAACCTAACCGTGAAAAACGGCGATTCCCGTGAATGCGACATACTTTGCTGTGATGACTGGTACGATTTTCACGGCGGCATGATTGTCGCAGTCAAAACCCTAAGCGGCAAGGCACCCGCGTCATTCTGCGGCGACAGCTCCGACCCTGACCGCGTCAAAGTCCGAAGCACCCAAGAAGAAACCTGCCACGTTTTCCGCAGCCGCCTCCTCAACCCTAAATACATTCAGGGGCTGCAGCGTCACGGCTACCATGGCGCCGCGGAGCTGTCACGGGCAATTGACTACATTTTTGGCTGGGACGCCACAGTTGAAGCGGTTGAGGACTGGATGTATGAGGATTTAGCGGAGAAGTACGTGTTGGACCCCAAGATGCAGCAGTGGCTCAAAGAGGTCAATCCGCACGCGTTGCAGAACATGACTGAGCGGCTGCTGGAAGCCATAGCGCGGGGGATGTGGCAGGCAACCGACGAACTGAAAAAGACCCTGCAAAAACTCTACCTGACTGTTGAGGGCATCTTGGAGGGCGCCGAAAAAAAGCCCTCGGCTTAG
- a CDS encoding cation-translocating P-type ATPase, with translation MSLNPDQPQASASSNPEKGLSSSEAKARQAKYGANRLVEEHETRFWAILREEITEPMILLLIAIGVLYGFINQGNLTDALTIVSVVVVLVLVEVWNEFRAKKSITALRKLAAPTTTVLRDGKAVQVPAEQVVPGDILLLRQGERVPADAVLLESVGLEVDESTLTGESFPVAKDPNAHALEETRFKPNMVFAGTIITKGHAKAEVTATGASTELGRVAGITQAAKEPKTPLQLAMKQLAKTLIWIALFFSIVIPIVAFLQGLSAPDAILYGLSLSFATIPEELPIIITMVLGVGAYSLSKKNAIVKRLRAAETLGSTTVIATDKTGTLTENHMRLEALYYDGQISRRQEFGLNQKEALKTALLAADAAPDLSDNALIANPMSRAILEANKQFGADVSALQKIWVLKDEVSFDNNRKLASYIYQVGNAFIVLSSGAPENILANSAKLLLRGQETPLTDELRSRVAAAVSDMAKQGQRLLAFSYHRITPTQRQEMQGLEENLVFVGVVGFVDPPRKEVREAILQCQQAGIRVVMITGDHPDTARAIAMQVGIHNARVLTGNDLAKLTDDELRGELRGTFVFARTTPEDKLRLVRMLRQNGEIVAVTGDGVNDAPALKEAHIGIAMGIRGTDVAKEAADMVLADDNFATITTSVKEGRKIFANLKKGVRYYLACKIALVASFLLPLTLGVPLPFAPIQIIVLELFMDLAASATFVAEPQEAGAMQKPPLDPKEKFLNNPMMTSMALGALSLFAAVSTSYLYTWYTTGDLLLAQTMAFAAWMIGHIFLALNLRSDHEPLVKLGLLSNKLMLLWGLVVAVTLVAGTSLSFIHDALKITSLSWENWAVVVVVAFVATFWMEAKKLLERKTSYS, from the coding sequence ATGAGTCTAAACCCAGACCAGCCTCAAGCTTCCGCCTCTTCAAACCCAGAGAAGGGTCTGTCCAGCAGCGAAGCCAAAGCGCGCCAAGCCAAATACGGCGCGAACAGGCTGGTGGAGGAGCATGAAACCCGTTTCTGGGCGATTCTGCGCGAAGAAATCACCGAACCCATGATTCTGCTGCTTATCGCCATCGGCGTGCTCTACGGCTTCATCAACCAAGGCAACCTCACCGACGCCCTCACCATAGTTTCCGTTGTGGTGGTTTTGGTTTTGGTGGAGGTTTGGAATGAGTTTCGCGCCAAAAAATCCATAACTGCCCTGCGCAAGCTCGCCGCGCCCACAACCACGGTTCTGCGAGACGGAAAGGCGGTGCAGGTGCCTGCCGAGCAGGTGGTTCCAGGCGACATTCTGCTTCTTCGTCAGGGCGAACGTGTCCCTGCAGACGCAGTCCTGCTTGAGTCAGTTGGGTTGGAGGTGGATGAGTCCACTTTAACGGGTGAGTCGTTCCCTGTCGCCAAAGACCCCAACGCCCATGCGCTGGAGGAGACACGGTTTAAGCCGAACATGGTTTTCGCGGGAACCATCATCACCAAGGGACACGCCAAAGCTGAGGTCACAGCCACAGGCGCCTCCACCGAGTTGGGTAGGGTTGCAGGGATAACTCAAGCCGCCAAAGAACCCAAAACCCCCCTGCAGTTAGCCATGAAGCAGCTTGCCAAAACACTCATTTGGATTGCCCTCTTCTTTAGCATAGTCATCCCCATCGTGGCTTTTCTGCAGGGCTTATCCGCACCCGACGCCATCCTCTACGGGCTTTCCCTGTCCTTTGCCACCATACCCGAAGAGTTACCCATCATAATCACCATGGTTCTGGGCGTTGGAGCCTACTCGCTAAGCAAGAAAAACGCCATCGTCAAACGGCTACGCGCCGCAGAAACACTGGGCAGCACCACCGTCATCGCCACCGACAAAACCGGCACCCTAACCGAAAACCACATGCGTCTTGAAGCCCTCTACTACGACGGACAAATAAGCCGCAGACAGGAGTTTGGGTTAAACCAGAAAGAAGCCCTCAAAACCGCCCTGCTAGCCGCCGACGCCGCCCCAGACCTCTCAGACAACGCCCTGATAGCTAATCCGATGTCTAGGGCAATTCTGGAGGCAAACAAACAATTCGGCGCGGATGTGTCGGCGCTGCAGAAAATATGGGTTCTCAAAGACGAAGTCAGCTTTGACAACAACCGCAAACTCGCCTCCTACATTTACCAAGTCGGCAACGCCTTCATCGTGCTCTCCAGCGGTGCACCCGAAAACATCCTCGCCAACTCCGCCAAACTGCTCCTCCGAGGACAAGAAACCCCCTTGACTGACGAGCTACGCAGCAGGGTCGCCGCGGCGGTTTCCGATATGGCAAAGCAGGGCCAACGGCTGCTGGCGTTTAGCTACCACCGAATAACTCCCACCCAGCGGCAAGAAATGCAGGGATTAGAGGAGAACCTCGTGTTTGTGGGCGTCGTGGGCTTTGTAGACCCGCCACGTAAGGAAGTGCGTGAGGCGATTTTGCAGTGCCAGCAGGCAGGCATAAGAGTAGTCATGATTACAGGCGACCACCCTGACACCGCCCGAGCCATAGCCATGCAAGTCGGCATACACAACGCCCGCGTTCTAACCGGAAACGACCTCGCCAAACTAACCGACGACGAACTACGCGGCGAGCTTCGGGGAACGTTTGTTTTCGCGCGCACCACGCCTGAGGATAAGCTGCGGCTGGTGCGAATGCTGCGGCAAAACGGCGAAATCGTCGCAGTCACTGGCGATGGCGTCAACGATGCCCCTGCCCTAAAGGAAGCGCATATTGGCATAGCGATGGGTATCCGCGGAACCGACGTCGCCAAGGAAGCTGCCGACATGGTTTTAGCGGATGACAACTTTGCGACGATAACAACGTCAGTTAAGGAGGGACGAAAAATCTTTGCTAACCTCAAAAAAGGCGTCCGCTACTACCTCGCCTGCAAAATCGCCCTCGTCGCCAGCTTCCTGCTACCCCTCACGTTGGGGGTGCCTTTGCCGTTTGCGCCCATCCAGATTATCGTATTGGAGTTATTCATGGATTTGGCAGCGTCGGCAACATTTGTGGCAGAGCCTCAAGAAGCAGGCGCCATGCAAAAACCCCCGCTAGACCCCAAAGAGAAGTTCCTTAACAACCCCATGATGACCTCGATGGCTTTGGGTGCCCTGAGCCTGTTCGCGGCGGTCTCCACCAGTTACCTCTACACGTGGTACACAACGGGCGACCTGTTGCTGGCGCAGACGATGGCGTTTGCCGCATGGATGATTGGCCACATATTCCTTGCCCTGAACTTACGCTCTGACCACGAACCACTTGTGAAGCTGGGGTTGCTTTCTAACAAGCTTATGCTGCTGTGGGGGCTTGTGGTTGCCGTCACGTTGGTTGCGGGAACCAGCCTGTCGTTTATACATGACGCCCTGAAAATCACCAGCTTAAGCTGGGAAAACTGGGCGGTTGTGGTTGTGGTGGCGTTTGTGGCAACGTTCTGGATGGAAGCCAAGAAACTGCTGGAAAGAAAAACCAGCTACAGCTAA
- a CDS encoding PadR family transcriptional regulator translates to MERSLKAFLDLVILRLLSQHCMSSYEINKALTKEFHVMIGPSTIYSKLYTLEKQGQIQRVEGRVGKVYELTEQGQQTISNMPLIIEEICDSAQILLTNQTIAYRKNKKAESLILWERRSLLKLQQQESEFSTSHA, encoded by the coding sequence TTGGAGCGGAGCCTTAAAGCCTTCTTAGATCTGGTCATTTTACGCCTTTTATCTCAACATTGTATGAGTAGCTACGAAATAAACAAAGCACTCACAAAAGAATTCCACGTCATGATTGGCCCAAGCACCATCTACTCCAAACTGTACACACTAGAAAAACAGGGACAAATCCAACGCGTTGAGGGCAGGGTAGGGAAGGTCTACGAGTTAACCGAGCAAGGACAACAAACCATAAGCAACATGCCCCTGATAATTGAGGAAATCTGCGATTCCGCCCAAATACTACTAACCAACCAAACCATCGCATACAGAAAAAACAAAAAGGCAGAAAGTTTAATCCTCTGGGAACGGCGCAGCCTTCTCAAGCTGCAGCAACAGGAAAGTGAGTTTTCAACTTCACATGCCTAA